A genomic stretch from Anticarsia gemmatalis isolate Benzon Research Colony breed Stoneville strain chromosome 26, ilAntGemm2 primary, whole genome shotgun sequence includes:
- the LOC142984174 gene encoding uncharacterized protein LOC142984174 isoform X1, producing the protein MKCFVFFCTICVITLYANGHLVVLKEPVLEEITHEIEQIDPDEAQKEVNVDSGIDIIENDLDDQEGGDVDGPGGETNDNDDPQEEGGGEDGQDDDDGDKDSKEKPGQDTEEDSGGDGSKEKPGDGGGSGDKEDDDDDDDDDDDDDDGDDEDGDDEDDDSGTGGSGSGESGSDNDFIQQELERFQDEKKVALYNPEIIGTNPRLLQPDMYPDLGRRFLPGFFFRKADQNSNGKVGEENTKTAKGDVVEIHQVEGKVADLLNFKDFWNGKSNDVGGKKTRSSKKANNDILATLNVVAVPKDREIVPIKAPPELVMLVAKESALLEAAKPTNPADEVIRKDILRTGDYWNGVWKEEANPKLALRTAADDPDVLRAIKVEIRPGTEFYDVVAKLTKISPRLLYVMNEEESKK; encoded by the exons ATGAaatgtttcgtatttttttgtacaatttgtgTCATAACACTTTATGCTAACGGACACTTAGTAGTG CTTAAAGAACCCGTGCTTGAAGAGATCACTCATGAAATTGAACAAATAGACCCAGACGAAGCACAGAAAGAAGTAAATGTTGATAGTGGTATCGATATAATAGAGAAcgac TTAGATGATCAAGAAGGTGGAGACGTCGATGGTCCTGGTGGAGAGACCAACGACAATGATGACCCGCAAGAAGAGGGCGGAGGAGAGGATGGacaagatgatgatgatggagATAAGGACTCTAAAGAAAAACCAG GTCAAGACACGGAGGAAGATTCTGGAGGTGATGGATCTAAAGAAAAGCCAGGTGATGGCGGTGGATCAGGTGACAAAGAAGATGACgacgatgatgacgatgatgatgatgatgatgatgatggagATGATGAAGATGGAGATGATGAGGACGATGACTCAGGCACTGGTGGAAGTGGATCTGGGGAAT CTGGATCAGACAACGATTTTATACAACAAGAGTTAGAG AGATTTCAAGATGAAAAAAAAGTAGCACTTTACAATCCTGAAATAATAGGCACAAACCCACGCCTTTTACAACCCGACATGTACCCTGACTTGGGCAGAAGATTCTTACCTGGATTCTTTTTCAGAAAA GCAGATCAAAACAGCAATGGCAAAGTAGGAGAAGAAAACACGAAAACAGCAAAG GGTGATGTTGTGGAGATTCATCAAGTCGAGGGAAAAGTTGCAGATCTATTAAATTTCAAAGACTTTTGGAACGGAAAATCGAATGATGTAGGAGGGAAAAAAACAAGATCATCAAAGAAGGCCAATAATGATATTTTGGCAA CCCTCAATGTAGTTGCTGTGCCAAAAGATCGTGAAATTGTACCCATAAAG GCACCACCAGAACTAGTGATGTTAGTTGCGAAGGAATCAGCTTTGCTAGAAGCTGCTAAACCTACGAATCCTGCGGATGAAGTAATCCGGAAAGATATATTACGGACTGGG GATTACTGGAATGGAGTATGGAAAGAAGAAGCGAATCCAAAACTAGCTTTGAGGACGGCAGCCGATGATCCTGATGTTTTG cGCGCAATAAAAGTGGAAATAAGGCCCGGCACCGAGTTCTACGACGTTGTGGcgaaattaactaaaatatctCCAAGATTACTTTACGTTATGAATGAagaagaaagtaaaaaataa
- the LOC142984174 gene encoding uncharacterized protein LOC142984174 isoform X2 — translation MKCFVFFCTICVITLYANGHLVVLDDQEGGDVDGPGGETNDNDDPQEEGGGEDGQDDDDGDKDSKEKPGQDTEEDSGGDGSKEKPGDGGGSGDKEDDDDDDDDDDDDDDGDDEDGDDEDDDSGTGGSGSGESGSDNDFIQQELERFQDEKKVALYNPEIIGTNPRLLQPDMYPDLGRRFLPGFFFRKADQNSNGKVGEENTKTAKGDVVEIHQVEGKVADLLNFKDFWNGKSNDVGGKKTRSSKKANNDILATLNVVAVPKDREIVPIKAPPELVMLVAKESALLEAAKPTNPADEVIRKDILRTGDYWNGVWKEEANPKLALRTAADDPDVLRAIKVEIRPGTEFYDVVAKLTKISPRLLYVMNEEESKK, via the exons ATGAaatgtttcgtatttttttgtacaatttgtgTCATAACACTTTATGCTAACGGACACTTAGTAGTG TTAGATGATCAAGAAGGTGGAGACGTCGATGGTCCTGGTGGAGAGACCAACGACAATGATGACCCGCAAGAAGAGGGCGGAGGAGAGGATGGacaagatgatgatgatggagATAAGGACTCTAAAGAAAAACCAG GTCAAGACACGGAGGAAGATTCTGGAGGTGATGGATCTAAAGAAAAGCCAGGTGATGGCGGTGGATCAGGTGACAAAGAAGATGACgacgatgatgacgatgatgatgatgatgatgatgatggagATGATGAAGATGGAGATGATGAGGACGATGACTCAGGCACTGGTGGAAGTGGATCTGGGGAAT CTGGATCAGACAACGATTTTATACAACAAGAGTTAGAG AGATTTCAAGATGAAAAAAAAGTAGCACTTTACAATCCTGAAATAATAGGCACAAACCCACGCCTTTTACAACCCGACATGTACCCTGACTTGGGCAGAAGATTCTTACCTGGATTCTTTTTCAGAAAA GCAGATCAAAACAGCAATGGCAAAGTAGGAGAAGAAAACACGAAAACAGCAAAG GGTGATGTTGTGGAGATTCATCAAGTCGAGGGAAAAGTTGCAGATCTATTAAATTTCAAAGACTTTTGGAACGGAAAATCGAATGATGTAGGAGGGAAAAAAACAAGATCATCAAAGAAGGCCAATAATGATATTTTGGCAA CCCTCAATGTAGTTGCTGTGCCAAAAGATCGTGAAATTGTACCCATAAAG GCACCACCAGAACTAGTGATGTTAGTTGCGAAGGAATCAGCTTTGCTAGAAGCTGCTAAACCTACGAATCCTGCGGATGAAGTAATCCGGAAAGATATATTACGGACTGGG GATTACTGGAATGGAGTATGGAAAGAAGAAGCGAATCCAAAACTAGCTTTGAGGACGGCAGCCGATGATCCTGATGTTTTG cGCGCAATAAAAGTGGAAATAAGGCCCGGCACCGAGTTCTACGACGTTGTGGcgaaattaactaaaatatctCCAAGATTACTTTACGTTATGAATGAagaagaaagtaaaaaataa
- the LOC142984152 gene encoding zinc finger matrin-type protein 5 translates to MGKRYYCDYCDKTMVASQSIIRTHNNGIVHQKLVQEHYQQYKDAETILAEESRKKPCVRFANGQCQFGSICRFSHYTREQIQYLRDYVASKNTRESEISYPSFIDLVRNLLDERSTRTETDGNTVMYDNNGVTHVFPWTYNSSLDSYGDDLPPSVKRIKIEDFNDAEIVSWG, encoded by the exons atgggTAAAAGATACTATTGCGATTACTGTGACAAAACTATGGTGGCTTCACAGTCAATTATAAGAACACACAACAACGGTATCGTCCATCAGAAGTTGGTTCAAGAACACTATCAGCAATATAAAG ATGCTGAAACCATATTAGCTGAAGAGAGTAGAAAAAAGCCATGTGTTCGGTTTGCCAATGGTCAATGTCAATTCGGTAGTATTTGCCGATTCTCTCACTACACAAGAGagcaaatacaatatttaaggGACTACG TTGCTTCAAAAAATACTCGTGAATCAGAAATATCATACCCTTCATTCATAGACTTAGTACGTAATCTATTGGATGAACGGTCTACAAGGACAGAGACCGATGGGAACACTGTAATGTATGATAATAATGGTGTTACTCATGTTTTTCCTTGGACTTATAACTCTTCACTTGACTCCTACGGTGATGATTTACCACCGAGTGTGAAACGGATTAAAATAGAAGACTTTAATGATGCAGAAATTGTTTCTTGGGGATGA
- the LOC142984275 gene encoding proton-coupled amino acid transporter-like protein acs, which produces MTAAAKDRNFKNHTTSQADEDSYNYVQFREGIHPTSLFGSIAHLIKGALGGGVLSGHVAYMKAGIGYAIPMNFGFGCYMGYCLYLLVWAVQVLCKRTRQPFLSYADAGEAAMMLFPKKGAAKYARFFRYAIDTIICMDLFGACATYQIIVSKSLKQLVENTHATSMYGPPGYPSLRMYLAMMIPVMVIICLIRHLKYLAPFSIVANIVVALCIVMAGYYCSLYNPNLEDLKITGGVEGVFQFVGMQVFSMSCAGVVIPIEANMKHPNKFPIALICGMMFIMGCTFAVSLCGYAAFKDESAAPITINFPMTTVPKIFKGAICVMIIITHALNFWVPFNLCWYYIHKKCPQDKLVRWERIFRAIFVITIGVLAICFPNITGIMGFLGCFCLSNMAFIWPNVIFLLVSYERPGYGFLKWRLLRSFVLMAVGFFILCCGTVVSVKDLVESEGG; this is translated from the exons Atg acaGCGGCAGCAAAGGACCGTAATTTTAAGAACCACACTACATCACAGGCCGATGAAGATTCATATAATTATGTGCAGTTCAGAGAAGGGATTCACCCGACCAG CTTGTTTGGATCCATTGCTCACCTCATCAAGGGTGCCTTGGGTGGTGGAGTCCTCAGTGGCCATGTCGCTTACATGAAGGCTGGCATCGGTTACGCCATTCCTATGAACTTTGGCTTTGGTTGTTATATGGGCTACTGTTTATAT TTGCTAGTATGGGCTGTCCAAGTATTATGCAAGCGTACAAGACAACCGTTTTTATCATATGCTGATGCTGGAGAAGCTGCTATGATGTTATTTCCTAAAAAAGGAGCCGCAAAATATGCTAGATTTTTCAG gtATGCCATCGATACAATTATATGTATGGATTTGTTTGGAGCGTGTGCGACGTACCAGATCATAGTATCGAAGTCTTTGAAACAGCTCGTGGAGAATACTCACGCAACTTCGATGTACGGACCACCAG GATATCCGAGTCTACGAATGTATTTGGCCATGATGATACCTGTTATggttataatatgtttaattagaCATCTCAAGTATCTCGCTCCGTTCTCAATAGTTGCTAATATTGTTGTGG CGCTCTGTATCGTAATGGCGGGTTATTACTGTTCATTATATAACCCTAATCTGGAGGATTTAAAAATAACCGGCGGCGTGGAAGGAGTATTTCAATTTGTCGGTATGCAAGTGTTCAGCATGTCTTGTGCCGGAGTCGTGATTCCCATAGAGGCTAATATGAAGCACCCGAACAAATTTCCAATAGCACTCATTTGCG GAATGATGTTTATTATGGGATGCACATTCGCGGTATCTCTATGCGGCTACGCTGCGTTTAAAGATGAATCAGCAGCGCCCATTACCATCAACTTTCCGATGACAAC TGTTCCCAAGATCTTCAAAGGAGCTATCTGTGTCATGATCATTATTACACATGCACTCAATTTCTGGGTACCGTTTAATCTTTGCTGGTACTATATACACAAGAAATGTCCACAAGATAAACTGGTCAGATGGGAGAGGATATTCCGAGCAATATTTGTGATAACCATCGGTGTGCTTGCAATCTGCTTCCCGAATATTACTGGAATTATGGGCTTT CTAGGTTGCTTCTGCCTATCAAATATGGCTTTCATATGGCCCAACGTGATATTCTTGTTGGTTTCTTATGAGAGGCCAGGCTACGGATTCCTGAAATGGCGATTGTTGAGGTCCTTCGTTTTAATGGCAGTGGGCTTCTTCATTTTATGTTGTGGCACAGTTGTCAGTGTTAAAGATCTTGTAGAAAGTGAAGGCGGTTAA
- the LOC142984248 gene encoding uncharacterized protein LOC142984248, with the protein MLKINIVVVICLVVFSSVLAKDLTSKSNSDSIEKSFSSEEEDEYELESRRDYDKTSEKEKELKLTKSGLRNLKEGNYRRALESILPGKDSAGYRRFFEDLINGSLDNSKTDPTRKKVEEVVVTDTFEDRAGDEGKEFDPQVDEIEVVIEHITDSENQGKDGSDDLSKSVDSSSAGRSGEISEATTQEQPFISKTPDNLNLNNKGRSAAPDNEEVVPSPSIPVVQVPDQRQIEPYPVNRISEVVFPRYRTTLTRSGVVVSPTLFTVQTTAPVVDPATSRSWQPNRRFNTDFGRNSGITPGHTEYETKLIDDYNDYGANTYTYSPTRGLVPSRKSDSKPNVLPNFAENLYRPSPMGLPLFRNGYLPQNQRYFGERPLFRFRR; encoded by the exons atgttgaaaataaatattgttgtagtCATTTGTTTGGTTGTGTTTTCATCTGTTCTAGCTAAAGATCTG ACATCCAAAAGCAATTCTGATTCCATCGAGAAGTCATTTTCTAGCGAGGAAGAAGATGAATACGAACTTGAATCAAGACGAGACTACGACAAAACTTCAGAAAAAGAGAAAGAACTGAAACTTACTAAATCAGGTCTAAGAAACCTCAAAGAAGGGAACTATAGACGAGCTCTAGAAAGCATTCTCCCAGGAAAAGATAGTGCAGGATACAGAAGATTCTTCGAAGACCTCATAAACGGGTCATTAGATAATTCCAAAACAGACCCAACGCGAAAGAAAGTTGAAGAGGTTGTTGTCACAGATACTTTTGAAGATCGGGCAGGAGACGAAGGCAAAGAATTTGATCCACAAGTGGACGAAATCGAAGTAGTCATAGAACATATTACTGATTCTGAGAATCAAGGTAAAGATGGTAGTGATGATTTATCTAAATCTGTGGATTCCAGTTCTGCAGGACGAAGCGGAGAAATTTCTGAAGCAACAACTCAAGAACAAccgtttatttctaaaacacctgataatttaaatttgaataataaaggAAGATCGGCGGCTCCTGATAATGAGGAGGTGGTGCCGTCCCCGTCCATCCCTGTAGTGCAAGTTCCTGATCAAAGACAAATTG AACCGTATCCTGTAAATCGTATAAGCGAAGTAGTGTTCCCTCGCTACAGGACTACATTGACTCGAAGTGGAGTCGTCGTCAGTCCAACCTTGTTCACCGTCCAGACAACAGCACCGGTCGTTGACCCCGCCACCTCTCGATCCTGGCAGCCCAACAGACGGTTCAACACAGATTTTGGAAGAAATAGCGGCATCACTCCAGGACACACGGAATATGAAACCAAACTAATAGATGATTATAATGACTATGGCGCAAATACGTATACATACTCACCTACTCGAGGCTTGGTACCTAGTAGAAAATCAGATTCTAAGCCAAATGTGTTACCAAACTTTGCAGAAAACCTTTATCGGCCATCACCAATGGGACTTCCCCTCTTCCGTAATGGATACTTACCTCAAAATCAACGTTACTTTGGCGAAAGACCACTATTTAGATTTCGACGTTAA
- the LOC142984246 gene encoding proton-coupled amino acid transporter-like protein pathetic, whose protein sequence is MELTERNEKLQGQDNSCFDPNETKPPPEYPAQDYDPKISMSDKQAALGEKEEYDFVAHRPPHKPTTLLESTGHLIKGCLGGGILGIPEAYMKAGLWTSFFTTIGFGFYITYCVYILITAAQNLYVKLKIPMMSYPDLAEKSLEVGPFPKLKKYGKTFRYVVDAVICIDLFGACAVYQIIIAKTIQQLMENIDTEGPISSLRIYILAIFVPCLLLCMIRSLKYLAPFTLLADFFIVMCVASTIVYALKVAPPIEERPAWKDPIGFFEFCGIVVFSMEGIGVSLPIENNMKNPKKFPIILCAGMTVVVSFLMLTAFFGYWGWGEKVISPITLNFPRDVFPTTLKALMAIMIFITFGLNFWAPFNLVWHYLRKHHPENRHYIWERVYRAGFVILITLLAVAFPNMGPIMGLIGSFCLSNMGFIFPSIIETLAVWERPGLGFLKWRLWKNILIMIMGIILLLSGTYSSGKALLGL, encoded by the exons GAGAAATTACAGGGGCAGGATAACTCCTGCTTCGATCCAAATGAAACGAAGCCACCGCCTGAATATCCTGCTCAAGACTATGACCCGAAGATCTCGATGTCAGATAAACAGGCAGCTCTTGGAGAGAAAGAAGAATATGATTTTGTCGCACATAGACCTCCACACAAACCTACCAC ACTACTAGAATCCACAGGGCATTTAATAAAAGGTTGTCTCGGCGGTGGCATCTTAGGAATACCTGAAGCGTACATGAAGGCTGGACTTTGGACTTCATTCTTCACAACTATTGGATTTGGCTTCTATATCACTTATTGTGTTTAT ATATTAATAACAGCAGCACAGAATTTGTACGTTAAACTAAAAATACCAATGATGTCATATCCAGATCTAGCAGAGAAATCATTAGAAGTTGGGCCGTTTcctaaattaaagaaatatggTAAAACGTTTAG GTACGTAGTAGACGCAGTAATATGCATAGACTTATTCGGAGCATGTGCAGTGTACCAGATCATCATAGCGAAAACGATACAGCAGTTAATGGAGAACATTGACACGGAAGGACCTATCAGCTCGCTGAGGATCTACATCCTTGCGATATTCGTGCCTTGTCTTCTGCTGTGCATGATCAGGTCTTTGAAGTATTTAGCTCCGTTCACGCTGCTAGCTGACTTCTTTATTG TAATGTGCGTGGCATCGACAATCGTGTACGCGTTGAAAGTGGCGCCACCTATAGAAGAAAGACCGGCGTGGAAGGACCCTATCGGATTCTTTGAGTTCTGTGGCATTGTGGTCTTCAGTATGGAGGGGATAGGAGTATCGCTTCCTATTGAGAATAATATGAAAAACCCTAAGAAGTTTCCTATTATCTTATGCGCTG GTATGACAGTAGTAGTAAGTTTCCTGATGCTGACGGCATTTTTCGGATATTGGGGTTGGGGTGAAAAAGTGATATCCCCAATCACACTGAATTTTCCCCGAGATGT GTTTCCAACGACATTAAAAGCATTGATGGCAATAATGATCTTCATCACATTTGGGCTCAATTTCTGGGCGCCATTCAACCTGGTCTGGCATTACTTACGTAAGCATCATCCGGAGAACAGACACTACATTTGGGAGAGAGTCTATCGTGCTGGATTTGTCATTCTCATCACGCTTTTAGCCGTCGCCTTTCCTAATATGGGACCTATTATGGGCTTG aTCGGCTCCTTTTGTTTGTCAAATATGGGTTTTATATTTCCCTCCATAATTGAAACTTTGGCTGTATGGGAGCGTCCAGGTCTGGGATTTCTGAAGTGGCGTCTTTGGAAGAACATTCTTATTATGATCATGggaataattttgttgttatcaGGCACATACTCTAGTGGTAAAGCTTTGTTAGGATTGTGA